ctgagcaacttttgatatTTACCCTGTATGTAGTaaacacacatactcacattccggtgtctgtcacgtccctcgccgtcagcttcccgcactgactgtgagcgccagccgtaaagcacagcggtgacgtcacagctgtgctctgctttacggccggccctcacagtcagtgcgggaagctgacggcgagggacgtgacagacaccggaatgtgagtatgtagtgttttttttttttacatttacaatggtaaccagggtaaatatcaggttactaagcgcggccctgcgcttagtaacccgatgtttaccctggttacccgggaacttcggcatcgttggtcgctggagagctgtctgtgtgacagctctccagcgaccacacaacgacttaccaacgatcacgtcgtatcgctggtcgtgatcgttggtaaatcgcttagtgtaacggtatctTAACAAAGAGGAAAGCGTGCAGGGAGACAGGATAACACAGGGTGAGAAACAAACACGTTTACAAAGGATAGACAGTGGAGAACAAAGGAAAGGTGCTGGGGAGTAAAACTAACAGATTTGCAGCAGGAAAAACAACTGGGGCTTACCGGACCAGGTAAACCCCCTAGTTGAAGAGCTGGAACTAAAAACACCAATCTATATGGAAATATAGCCAGCAAGTGAGTTAAGTGAAAGGTGAACATATAAAGCCCATCCCAAAATGTGACAGGATAGAATCCAAAGGGAAAATACCTGGAAATAAGCCAATCAAGAAAGGAAAACCAAGACAAAAGAAACCAGCATTTGGACAGAGACGAAAAGGACTGTAGCCCAGCAGACAGAGAAACCGACCACGCAGCAAAAGTTCACTGGATTGGATACCAAAACCGAGCTATGACACCTGCTGCACTGATGCCCATGGCTCGTATGCCCACCCAGACCTTGGGCTTGGAGATTCAACCTCACCAGCTGAAATTAACACTGTGAACTTAATATCTATTGTGATGCTATGGGATCTCTTCAGACCTTAGaaaataataaatgtaatatgtaaaaaaaaaatatttgtattaCCGCTCAACTTTCCAGCTTCCCCCAGCTCCTCATCATCACCCGGTCAGTCAACGCTGCTCGCGCTGATATCCGTGAGCCTCTCGTACTGGGTTGGACTTCCAGCTTTGATGTGGCCAAGGAGGGTTCTGTGCATGCAGATGTAATGTCACGGCGTACACCATAACATCATAACCTTTCATGCCCTTGCACAGAATCCTCATCAAAGCTAGAAGTACAGCCCAGCGTGGGAGGTCCGGGGACTTCAGCACGAGCAGTGGCGATCTGAAGATGCAGCGAGTACGAGAGGTGCCAGAGAGGTAAGAGGTGTATAAgaatttttttaagcatttttatggcCATTTCTGGATCATAAAAATGGCCGCCAACAATTGCCACTTTTCTAAATCGAAGTAGGAGCGAATTGAATAAAATACATATTTTGGTGAAAGAGGACGTTCATAAAATTAAATTCTACTTGAATTTATTTGctcctctctaaaaaaaaaaaattctgcagacGCTGTTTGTTGTACTCAGGAACATTTCTCCTTAAGCTGTTCTCTCTGAGCTATTCCAGCCACATTTTATATGGCTATATGTGATTTTATGTGCatatatttttgcattattttatgCACTGCTGAATTTTATTTAGATATTTTATGTACCGTAATCATTGTTCTAATATAATTAAtgctaacaataaaaaaaatcagtaatTTATATGTATGTCATTAGTAATATAACAATATAGATACTATGAAGTAGTATTGCACAGTGGTGCAGGTTTGTGACAGTGTATCATCTGCTGGGTCAGACAGTCCCAGTGACCTTTGGCAggggatggggagagggatactgtGTATTCTTGCAGGGGATGGGGAGCAGCTGGGATACCAAAATAGGAGGTGCCATTTCCCTCCCCTCTgcaaagcaactctctacaattcCAAATCCCTGTGTGCAGCTGATGCCAAAGATGGTGAACAAGGAGGCGCTGTATCCAATGGCATCAGCCTGGGAAACACTGCAAAAGCCAGGCAGCTGACAAGCCATTAACACTTCGCAGCCCACGCTAGAGCTCTGCAGGTAAACAAAGCTCCAATGACAAGTGGTAATGGAGAGGCAGCAGGTATGTGGTGCATCCTCCTCACAGATGTGTCCTGCCAGGCTGGTCACTGCTCAATCCATTGACAATGCAAAAGACAAAGGGTTGGAATGAAATGCACAGGAGTGAATGGGGTGACTGCATTGTTTGGGGGATCTTATTATCTCTTGGCCCATAGACCCTGTAGATAGGAAGTTATTGAGTGGATTTTGGATTTGCATGCTtgtgttgctctgtgccatagatAATGATGGAGGGAGGTGCATTTATCCTAAGGCTGACAGCTCCCAGCTAATCCCAGTAATGGATGGTAATAGGTTTGCCGTAGTGTCTTCCATCCGTGGGCTTTATTTACAATAACACAACCGCAGATGCCGGCACAGAAGGCTGCGGCTGCCCACACAATAGCATTTCATTGTGGTGGTTATCACTATGACATGCGGTAATCTGCAGGATGGGGGGTGGGGAGTATTATTTTGGGAAATAGTTGGGTAAATAGAAGATGCTGTTGAGCGATGTCTTCTGCTGATTGAAGCTTAACCCATTAGGAAGCGAACCGAGAAACTCCACGAGGCTGAATCCGATTATTCCGTAGGCTTCATAAACAAGGGCGGTAATGTATCCGGAATATACTGTATCACACGTGTCTTTGTATTCCGAGGCATTGCTGCTGTGTAACCTTGTAACATATACACTTACACACAATGGTTCCTCCTTCGTTGGCTTTCACCGATATATCCTGGTGTTAGGTGTCACGGATAAAAGTTTGTGTATTGCCATTCCCTTTATAGTGACTTTTCTTCATTGCCCTATTATTTTGCAGCCATGTCACAAAGGGATCTTGAAGATTACTGCCTTTTATACAACGACCCGACCCACCATGTTGACTTCCTTGACTCGTTTAGGACATTTTATAAAGAAGGTCTATTCACCGATGTCACCTTGATGAGCTCCTCCGGTAAGATCTTCCAGTGCCATAAAGCTGCTTTGGCCGCGTGTAGCCACTACTTTAAGGTGATGTTTACAGCTGATATGAAGGAAAAGTCCAACAATCAGATCAAGTTGTCTGGTATTGACCACTCCATCTTGGAAACGTTACTGAACTACACATACACCGCACAGATCAAGATCACAACCAAGAATGTCCAATGCCTTCTGCAAGCTGCAGACCAGCTCCACTTCGTCTCGGTCAAAGAAGCTTGCGAACAGTTCCTGGTGCGACATCTGGATGTGGACAACTGTTTGGGAATGCATTCTTTTGCTGAATTTCATGTGTGTCCGGCTTTGGAAAAGGAATCTAGAAGAATCATTGTTTCCAGGTTTCAAGAAGTTTGGACTCAAGATGAGTTTGTGGACATTGGTTTTGAGAAGCTGCTCTACGTCTTCTCCCAGAAGAACCTCAACGTGTGGACAATTGAGGCTCTTCTCCAACCTCTGATCAGATGGATTGCACACGATTCCAGGACTCGGCTTCAACGTGTTTATGAACTACTGAAGTGTATTAAAGTTGATGTAGATGAAAATTATCTCAGGACCTCTTTGGAGCTGCACAAGAAGCACTTACTCAACGAAAATAAGATCCAGTCTTTGCTCTACTATGCTTTAAGGACCAAATCACAAGACATGCCCAAAAGATCAACGGCTAATATGTTTGTAGTTGGTGGCTACTACTGGCATCCCTTATCCGAAGTGCACATCTGGGATCCTGAAAGCAACAACTGGATCCAGGGAGCAGACATGCCTGATCACACCAGAGAGAGCTACAGTGCTACCAGTCTCGGACCCCACATCTATATCACTGGTGGATACAGGACAGATAACATCGAGGCACTGAACACCATGTGGATTTATAATACCGAGAGCGATGAATGGACGGAGGGATGTCCTATGCTCCACGCAAGGTACTACCACTGCTCCGTCACCCTGGGTGGTTGCGTTTATGCTTTAGGTGGCTACAGAAAAGGTGCTCCTGCCCAAGAAGCGGAATTTTATGATCCATTAAAAAAGGCTTGGTTTTCCATTGCAAACATGATTAAAGGTAAGTTCATGTGCACACAGTATTGTAGAGCATTCAGAACAAAAAAAACATCCATCTTGATGATATTTCATCTGTGTGTTGTGTGCAGTGTCAGACtggagtgccaagggcccaccagtaaccaacttcagggccccacttttcaactacatgtAAATGTGACATTCACAAatctatataacaatgaactgggtagattgataaatgaataagatgccgcctttatctgtacatagtgattgaaatatattgtgccaagtactgctcatataagtggtggcccaccagaggattctcctgttctcctgtgggccagtccaagcatgATTATGTGtgtacccattttttttttaatcctgggtAAGAGAGGGCACCAGTCTATGTAAAGGGatcaaccaaataaaaataaagaacagaCGGATGCAAAAAAGGATCATGTAAAATAATGAATGAT
The nucleotide sequence above comes from Ranitomeya imitator isolate aRanImi1 chromosome 7, aRanImi1.pri, whole genome shotgun sequence. Encoded proteins:
- the KLHL23 gene encoding kelch-like protein 23 isoform X1: MTSGNGEAAAMSQRDLEDYCLLYNDPTHHVDFLDSFRTFYKEGLFTDVTLMSSSGKIFQCHKAALAACSHYFKVMFTADMKEKSNNQIKLSGIDHSILETLLNYTYTAQIKITTKNVQCLLQAADQLHFVSVKEACEQFLVRHLDVDNCLGMHSFAEFHVCPALEKESRRIIVSRFQEVWTQDEFVDIGFEKLLYVFSQKNLNVWTIEALLQPLIRWIAHDSRTRLQRVYELLKCIKVDVDENYLRTSLELHKKHLLNENKIQSLLYYALRTKSQDMPKRSTANMFVVGGYYWHPLSEVHIWDPESNNWIQGADMPDHTRESYSATSLGPHIYITGGYRTDNIEALNTMWIYNTESDEWTEGCPMLHARYYHCSVTLGGCVYALGGYRKGAPAQEAEFYDPLKKAWFSIANMIKGVGNATACVLREVIYVSGGHYGYRGSCTYDKIQSFHSDINEWSILSVCPHPEYGLCSITLHNKLYLVGGQTTTTDCYDLDSDQWVELAPTMERRMECGAIVMNGFIYITGGYSWSKGTYLQSIEKYNPEADKWELLGNLPSPMRSHGCVCVYNV
- the KLHL23 gene encoding kelch-like protein 23 isoform X2; this encodes MSQRDLEDYCLLYNDPTHHVDFLDSFRTFYKEGLFTDVTLMSSSGKIFQCHKAALAACSHYFKVMFTADMKEKSNNQIKLSGIDHSILETLLNYTYTAQIKITTKNVQCLLQAADQLHFVSVKEACEQFLVRHLDVDNCLGMHSFAEFHVCPALEKESRRIIVSRFQEVWTQDEFVDIGFEKLLYVFSQKNLNVWTIEALLQPLIRWIAHDSRTRLQRVYELLKCIKVDVDENYLRTSLELHKKHLLNENKIQSLLYYALRTKSQDMPKRSTANMFVVGGYYWHPLSEVHIWDPESNNWIQGADMPDHTRESYSATSLGPHIYITGGYRTDNIEALNTMWIYNTESDEWTEGCPMLHARYYHCSVTLGGCVYALGGYRKGAPAQEAEFYDPLKKAWFSIANMIKGVGNATACVLREVIYVSGGHYGYRGSCTYDKIQSFHSDINEWSILSVCPHPEYGLCSITLHNKLYLVGGQTTTTDCYDLDSDQWVELAPTMERRMECGAIVMNGFIYITGGYSWSKGTYLQSIEKYNPEADKWELLGNLPSPMRSHGCVCVYNV